AGATTCCATCCAACCTTGCTTCCCCGCATACCGTTCTCGGACCACCTTGTGGATCGCTGGAAAAGCGCCTGCAGATCGAATTGACATAACTGGTTATATCCAGTAGCGATATCACAATCGGAACGGCGGAGTAAAGAATGAAACTGACCTTGATTGGCGGCGGCGGAGTCCGGGCACCCCTGTTTGTCGGATCTGCCCTGCGGCGCGCGGAACGAAGCGGTCTGACCGAGATCTGCTTGCAGGACATCAATGAGCAGAAGCTCGATCTCTTCGGACGGATCAGCCAGGAGCTGGCCCGGCGCATGCAGTCCCCGGTCAGGATCACGATGTCTGCCGATGCCGAGCGGGCGCTGGCAGGGGCAAGCTACGTCGTGACCACGGTCCGGCCCGGCAATGAAGAGGGCCGGATCAAGGACGAACGCATCGCGCTTGCCCATGGCGTGCTGGGTCAGGAGACCACCGGTCCGGGCGGCTTTGCGATGGCGCTCCGCAGCATTCCGGTCATCCTCAAATACGCGGAAATCCTGAAGAAGGTCAGCCCCGATGCCTGGCTGTTCAACTTCACCAACCCGGCGGGCCTCGTCGCGCAGGCTCTGCAGAACGAAGGTTATCACCGCACTGTCGGCATCTGCGATGGCGCGAACGGTGCGCAGGAAGCCTTGGCGCGCTGGTACAAGGTGCCGCAGAATGACGTGCATGCCGAGGTCTACGGTCTGAACCACCTCTCCTTTACGAGGAGCGCAAAGATCGACGGCAAGGAAGTGCTCCAGCCGCTGCTTGACGACGACGCTTTTATCCGCGCGACGTCGCAGCGCATGTTCGACAGCAAGCTGATCCGCCACCAGCGCAATTGGATCAACGAGTATCTCTATTACTACTACTATGCGGAAAGGGCCGTCGAGGCGCTCAAGTCCGACGAGCGCACGCGTGGTGAAGAGGTCAAGGACCTGAACGCGGCATTGATCG
The genomic region above belongs to Sinorhizobium mexicanum and contains:
- a CDS encoding 6-phospho-beta-glucosidase, translated to MKLTLIGGGGVRAPLFVGSALRRAERSGLTEICLQDINEQKLDLFGRISQELARRMQSPVRITMSADAERALAGASYVVTTVRPGNEEGRIKDERIALAHGVLGQETTGPGGFAMALRSIPVILKYAEILKKVSPDAWLFNFTNPAGLVAQALQNEGYHRTVGICDGANGAQEALARWYKVPQNDVHAEVYGLNHLSFTRSAKIDGKEVLQPLLDDDAFIRATSQRMFDSKLIRHQRNWINEYLYYYYYAERAVEALKSDERTRGEEVKDLNAALIAKLGTIDLETDAEGALAAYYAYERRRNATYMHYALADAPSMEEADKFVESVVAGETGEEGEGYAGVALNLVDALQTGKPCYTGLNVRNEGAIDGLRADDVVEVSCVVDKSGIRPLKIGAMPEAQAQLVQNVKRYERLAVRAIKERSHKLAVEALMAHPLVLSYSRAVPLVDEYLAAHAPYAGDWS